In one Nocardioides sp. NBC_00368 genomic region, the following are encoded:
- a CDS encoding PadR family transcriptional regulator, with product MAGDDTRMLLLGAVALFEPVNGYQIRRELMSWQVDQWANINPGSIYHALTSLSDKGHLTRHDLVDNGRTVAVYEISASGRAELERLITRSLEAVDAYNGLSFYAAFALVPLLERPAVVQHLSVRLKNLERTIKELDAAARVNARMAPPHTVSGLHLQIDKLRSERSWLAEVLDDVRSGKLFFAGDAPGWTPADDDPGWQMDADRKRYREMLRG from the coding sequence ATGGCCGGAGACGACACACGGATGCTGCTGCTGGGGGCGGTGGCGCTGTTCGAGCCCGTCAACGGCTACCAGATCCGGCGCGAGCTGATGTCGTGGCAGGTCGACCAGTGGGCCAACATCAACCCCGGCTCGATCTACCACGCACTGACCTCGCTCTCCGACAAGGGCCATCTGACCAGGCACGACCTGGTGGACAACGGGCGTACGGTCGCGGTCTACGAGATCAGCGCCAGCGGGCGGGCGGAGCTGGAGCGTCTGATCACCCGGTCGCTGGAGGCCGTCGACGCCTACAACGGACTCTCCTTCTACGCCGCCTTCGCACTGGTGCCGCTGCTGGAGCGGCCGGCCGTGGTCCAGCACCTGAGCGTCCGCCTGAAGAACCTCGAGCGCACGATCAAGGAGCTCGACGCCGCCGCCCGGGTGAATGCGCGGATGGCACCACCCCACACCGTCTCCGGGCTGCATCTCCAGATCGACAAGCTCCGCTCCGAGCGGTCGTGGCTGGCGGAGGTCCTGGATGACGTACGCAGCGGCAAGCTCTTCTTCGCCGGCGACGCTCCCGGCTGGACCCCCGCCGACGACGACCCGGGCTGGCAGATGGACGCCGACCGGAAGCGCTATCGGGAGATGCTGCGCGGCTGA
- a CDS encoding ATP-binding cassette domain-containing protein, with product MIHARGLRHTFASGHGKQKKEVVAVDGVDLDVEEGEVVGFLGPNGAGKTTTLRILTTLLKPTSGTATVAGFDVAKQSVDVRRSIGYCSQVGSTFSGAYAGDEVVDHGMLYGMSKKDAVAHGQALFERLQLDGLWRRKPRNMSGGQKRRLDIAMALIHAPKLVFLDEPTTGLDPQARANLWDHIASLRTDHGATVFLTTHYLDEADTLADRVMVIDQGRIVANDTPENLKAAVSGDLVSLEVATDEQVAIAREKLGSISENVEVDERLVSGRVPRAGKAVPGLLRDLESNGVSLESIEVARPTLDDVFLTLTGRSLRDAEEGAPEAEEAEQNSGAK from the coding sequence ATGATTCACGCACGCGGCCTGAGGCACACCTTCGCCTCCGGCCATGGCAAGCAGAAGAAAGAAGTCGTCGCGGTCGACGGGGTAGACCTCGACGTCGAAGAGGGCGAGGTGGTCGGCTTCCTGGGGCCCAACGGCGCCGGCAAGACCACCACCCTCCGCATCCTCACCACCCTCCTCAAGCCCACGTCCGGCACCGCCACGGTGGCCGGCTTCGACGTGGCCAAGCAGTCCGTCGACGTCCGGCGGAGCATCGGCTACTGCTCCCAGGTCGGATCGACCTTCTCCGGGGCCTACGCGGGCGACGAGGTCGTCGACCACGGGATGCTCTACGGGATGTCCAAGAAGGACGCCGTCGCCCACGGGCAGGCGCTCTTCGAGAGGCTTCAGCTCGACGGGCTGTGGCGCCGCAAGCCGCGCAACATGTCCGGCGGCCAGAAGCGCCGACTCGACATCGCGATGGCGTTGATCCACGCCCCCAAGCTGGTCTTCCTCGACGAGCCCACCACCGGGCTCGACCCGCAGGCGCGGGCCAACCTGTGGGACCACATCGCCTCGCTGCGTACGGACCACGGGGCGACGGTCTTCCTGACCACCCACTACCTGGACGAGGCCGACACCCTCGCCGACCGGGTGATGGTCATCGACCAGGGCCGTATCGTCGCCAACGACACCCCGGAGAACCTCAAGGCGGCCGTCTCCGGCGACCTGGTCTCCCTCGAGGTCGCCACCGACGAGCAGGTCGCGATCGCCCGCGAGAAGCTCGGCTCGATCTCGGAGAACGTCGAGGTCGACGAACGGCTGGTCAGCGGCCGGGTGCCGCGGGCCGGGAAGGCCGTCCCCGGCCTGCTGCGCGACCTGGAGTCCAATGGCGTCTCGCTGGAGTCGATCGAGGTCGCCCGTCCCACCCTGGACGATGTCTTCCTGACGCTGACCGGGCGCTCGCTGCGCGACGCCGAGGAAGGCGCACCCGAGGCCGAAGAGGCTGAGCAGAATTCGGGGGCGAAGTGA
- a CDS encoding VOC family protein, which produces MTTTPTTVGTEEIPMRTTIALPTRDRSRSHVFLRDGLGLETPGELAPDGVPEPLRATLSETCEVMMIPTGGFKWVTGQLGDEPMHAATLPSPDDLKQCLITIELGSRDDVEARFAAATALGRGVLGPEAAPWGEYRAVVADPDGHLWQLTSR; this is translated from the coding sequence ATGACCACGACTCCGACCACTGTTGGCACTGAGGAGATCCCGATGCGTACGACGATCGCCTTGCCCACCCGCGACCGGTCCCGGTCCCACGTGTTCCTCCGTGACGGCCTCGGCCTCGAGACTCCCGGCGAGCTCGCTCCTGACGGGGTCCCCGAGCCGCTCCGCGCGACCCTGTCGGAGACGTGCGAGGTGATGATGATCCCCACCGGCGGGTTCAAGTGGGTCACCGGCCAGCTCGGGGACGAGCCGATGCACGCGGCGACCCTGCCCTCCCCGGACGACCTGAAGCAGTGCCTAATCACCATCGAGCTCGGTTCACGCGACGATGTCGAGGCTCGCTTTGCGGCCGCGACGGCTCTCGGCCGCGGCGTACTCGGGCCGGAAGCTGCCCCGTGGGGCGAATACCGCGCGGTCGTGGCGGACCCCGACGGCCATCTATGGCAGCTGACGTCCCGCTGA
- a CDS encoding winged helix-turn-helix transcriptional regulator, translated as MPKKQTYADLGDACATAHAMDVIGDRWSIVIARELMLGPRRFADLASAVVGITPAVLTARLKALREAGVVEQAQLDDLGQTRVYRLTEWGRGLEDVMRSLGRWAQRSPGFPVPEGSMTPDGVIVAMRTMAPYAATPEWGDGPVRIAIDLHDERRPAAGVRHYRLHWDKDRFELTEGATDTPDATVSGDSSAWAGVVFAGEPVGAMGIEGDRRAVERVAAAYAAIG; from the coding sequence ATGCCGAAGAAGCAGACGTACGCCGACCTGGGTGATGCCTGCGCGACCGCGCACGCGATGGACGTCATCGGGGACCGGTGGAGCATCGTGATCGCGCGCGAGCTGATGCTCGGCCCGCGCCGGTTCGCCGACCTGGCCTCGGCCGTCGTCGGGATCACGCCCGCGGTCCTCACTGCCAGGCTGAAGGCGCTGCGGGAGGCGGGCGTCGTCGAGCAGGCGCAGCTCGACGACCTCGGACAGACCCGCGTCTACCGGCTCACTGAATGGGGGCGGGGGCTGGAGGACGTGATGCGCTCCCTCGGCCGCTGGGCGCAGCGCTCGCCCGGCTTCCCGGTGCCGGAGGGGAGCATGACCCCCGACGGGGTGATCGTCGCGATGCGCACGATGGCGCCGTACGCCGCGACACCCGAGTGGGGCGACGGCCCGGTGAGGATCGCGATCGACCTGCACGACGAGCGGCGTCCCGCCGCAGGCGTACGCCACTACCGCCTGCACTGGGACAAGGACCGTTTCGAGCTGACCGAGGGCGCGACCGACACACCCGATGCCACCGTCTCCGGAGACTCCTCCGCCTGGGCGGGCGTGGTCTTCGCCGGTGAGCCGGTCGGGGCGATGGGCATCGAGGGGGACCGGCGCGCC